From Lasioglossum baleicum chromosome 16, iyLasBale1, whole genome shotgun sequence:
TTACACTATAATGGCACTGAATTTAAGGAATGACCATCTATTGGTAAAGCTTGCGAAGACGATCGAAATATTCTTTGGTTCTAGAgcgcaaaataatttttgtgtTTCTAGAGCGTTGAAAGAAGATTTGGAAGGAAAATGGGGAATCAAGTTAGTATTTACAATTGTACTTTGTTACTCTTACGTATCCtgtttaataacttttttttatttaggGCTAAAGTATTGTACGATCGTCCGATAGATAAATTTCATCGTATATCACTAACAGAAAAACATAGATTTCTATTCAAATTAAGCGAAACATATGATGCGTTTAAAGGTCCAGACAAAAACTCTACTATATTTACAGAATGTATTTTGGATGAGGTACATTTGAAGTCTAAAAGGCTTGGCTTCATTGTGTCTAGTACAAGTTGGACAGAAGACGAAGACTTCTCTATATTACTGAATGCTTTACAAGGTACTTTGCACATTACATCGCAGAAACAAACCGATAGCATTAAAACACtcgtatgtatatatttttcagaTTACGAAAACGCAGTAGGGGAAAAGATTTATAATCTTCCTGATTTAATTTGTGTAATAACTGGTAAAGGACATTTGAAGGAATTTTATATGGCcattataaaattaaagaaGTGGAAACACGTTACGATTCTGACTCCGTGGCTCGAAAGCGAAGATTACCCGAAAATTTTAGGTAATGAAATATATTACGAGTACTCGGATATTTATATTAGCGTTGTTTCTTGACAAGTTTATCGTTTGTTGCAGCTAGCGCAGATTTAGGCATCTCTCTTCATACTTCGTCCAGTGGCTTGGATTTACCAATGAAAGTTGTCGATATGTTTGGATGCGAACTTCCAGTTTGCGCATACAATTTTAATTGGTAAGTAACTACAATGATCATtctaaaaatattcttaaaagCATTCCTTTCATTTTCCAGTTTATCAGAGCTTGTTAGACACAATGAGAATGGAATGATCTTCTCGAATTACAAGGAATTAGCAGCACAATTAAAATCGTggtttgaaaactttccaaacAACGACGT
This genomic window contains:
- the LOC143217270 gene encoding chitobiosyldiphosphodolichol beta-mannosyltransferase, with product MWVIYVLCVLPLILFAMRKLYLKKYKVLKNVCVVVLGDLGRSPRMQYHVLSLIKEGFTVDFVGYSGASPLKEIQESVRVRIYYLPPPPDIGNNFPSLVRYITKTLWQTVTLTWALFKKPVSSHVLLQNPPAVPTIPVCWFYCVAINSQFIIDWHNYAYTIMALNLRNDHLLVKLAKTIEIFFGSRAQNNFCVSRALKEDLEGKWGIKAKVLYDRPIDKFHRISLTEKHRFLFKLSETYDAFKGPDKNSTIFTECILDEVHLKSKRLGFIVSSTSWTEDEDFSILLNALQDYENAVGEKIYNLPDLICVITGKGHLKEFYMAIIKLKKWKHVTILTPWLESEDYPKILASADLGISLHTSSSGLDLPMKVVDMFGCELPVCAYNFNCLSELVRHNENGMIFSNYKELAAQLKSWFENFPNNDVQQKLDEKFKLELHEFQKSRWHNNWHSVAFPTFQ